Proteins encoded within one genomic window of Streptomyces profundus:
- a CDS encoding energy-coupling factor transporter transmembrane component T, whose translation MSTSGAARDQRRTRGALAALRAPVAHRSNALHAGAWWLWALGLATAASRTTNPLLLGLLVAVAGYVVAARRTDAPWARAFGFFLALGAVVVVVRVFFAMVLGSPIGGVQVLFTLPEVPLPDWLAGVRLGGRVTAEALVFAFYDGLRLATLLICLGAANALADPARLLKSLPGALYEMGVAVVVAMTFAPRLVSDLLRMRAAQRLRGRTDRGARSVLRVARPVLEGALERSVALAAAMDARGYGRTAAVPKGVRRATNALSLGGLLGVCAGSYGLLAAEGAALGLPLLLAGLVCALAGLWLGGRRSPRTRYRPDRWGVRAWLVSGSGAGVALLVSLAADPAALHPPAVPLTAPALPLAAACALLVGLLPALVAPVPDDQVPDEGPEVRR comes from the coding sequence ATGAGCACCTCAGGGGCGGCGCGCGATCAGCGCCGCACGCGGGGCGCGTTGGCCGCGCTGCGGGCGCCCGTCGCCCATCGAAGCAACGCGCTGCACGCCGGCGCGTGGTGGCTGTGGGCGCTGGGGTTGGCGACGGCCGCCTCGCGGACCACCAATCCGCTGCTGTTGGGTCTGTTGGTCGCGGTGGCCGGCTATGTGGTGGCGGCCCGGCGCACGGACGCGCCCTGGGCGCGGGCGTTCGGCTTCTTTCTGGCGCTCGGCGCCGTCGTGGTCGTGGTGCGGGTGTTCTTCGCGATGGTGCTGGGCTCGCCGATCGGCGGCGTCCAGGTGCTGTTCACGCTGCCCGAGGTCCCGTTGCCCGACTGGCTGGCCGGGGTGCGGCTGGGCGGGCGGGTGACGGCTGAGGCGCTGGTGTTCGCGTTCTACGACGGGTTGCGGCTCGCGACCCTGCTGATCTGTCTTGGCGCGGCCAACGCGCTGGCCGATCCGGCACGGCTGTTGAAGTCCCTGCCAGGTGCGCTCTACGAGATGGGAGTCGCCGTGGTGGTGGCCATGACCTTCGCTCCTCGACTGGTGTCCGATCTGCTGCGGATGCGCGCGGCCCAGCGCCTGCGTGGGCGCACGGACCGGGGCGCGCGCTCCGTTCTGCGGGTGGCGCGTCCGGTGTTGGAGGGCGCGTTGGAGCGTTCGGTGGCGCTCGCCGCCGCGATGGACGCCCGGGGGTATGGGCGGACGGCCGCCGTGCCGAAGGGCGTGCGGCGCGCGACCAACGCGCTGTCGCTCGGTGGTCTGCTGGGCGTGTGCGCCGGCTCGTACGGGCTGCTCGCGGCCGAGGGGGCGGCCCTCGGGCTGCCGCTGCTGCTGGCCGGGCTGGTGTGCGCGCTGGCGGGGCTGTGGTTGGGCGGGCGGCGCAGCCCGCGCACGCGGTACCGCCCGGACCGTTGGGGCGTGCGGGCCTGGCTGGTGTCGGGGTCGGGCGCCGGGGTGGCGCTGCTGGTGAGCCTGGCCGCCGATCCCGCCGCGCTCCACCCGCCGGCGGTGCCGCTGACGGCACCGGCGCTGCCGCTGGCGGCGGCGTGCGCGCTGCTGGTCGGGCTGCTGCCGGCGCTGGTCGCGCCGGTGCCCGACGATCAGGTGCCCGACGAGGGGCCGGAGGTGCGGCGGTGA
- a CDS encoding SCO2322 family protein, producing MSRGLARLLVGLSFALGALGAAPSATAEEQAYRYWSFWTWEPDASEWVYADQGPGTLRPADGAVVGFRFGVSGEAGDRKAPRGETDAALVCDPAAEEPAVVLVLDFGSETDAPGEATPPAARAECVELPSGATVAELLAEAAPPLRYDQAGLLCGIAGYPERGCGEAVAEADEGSGDGSSATAPLLVGVGLVALLGTAALVRARRRRG from the coding sequence GTGAGCAGGGGCCTGGCGCGTCTGCTGGTGGGCCTGTCGTTCGCCCTCGGGGCGCTGGGGGCAGCGCCCAGCGCCACCGCCGAGGAGCAGGCGTACCGCTACTGGTCGTTCTGGACCTGGGAGCCGGACGCGTCGGAGTGGGTGTACGCCGACCAGGGGCCGGGGACGCTGCGGCCGGCGGACGGGGCCGTGGTCGGGTTCAGGTTCGGGGTCAGCGGCGAGGCCGGGGACAGGAAGGCGCCGCGTGGGGAGACCGATGCGGCGCTGGTCTGCGACCCGGCGGCCGAGGAGCCGGCCGTCGTGCTCGTGCTCGACTTCGGCAGCGAGACGGACGCGCCCGGGGAGGCGACGCCGCCGGCGGCCCGCGCCGAGTGCGTGGAGCTGCCGTCGGGGGCGACGGTCGCCGAGTTGCTGGCCGAGGCGGCGCCGCCGCTCCGGTACGACCAGGCGGGGCTGCTCTGCGGCATCGCCGGCTATCCGGAGCGTGGCTGCGGCGAGGCGGTGGCCGAAGCCGACGAGGGTTCGGGGGACGGGAGTTCGGCCACCGCCCCGCTGCTGGTCGGGGTGGGGCTGGTGGCGCTGCTGGGGACCGCTGCCCTGGTACGGGCCCGACGCCGCCGGGGTTGA
- a CDS encoding prenyltransferase/squalene oxidase repeat-containing protein: MFIPRTSFRGAPRGAAAPARATGPRGRARRARLCALALPGAGALLLTALAPTALAEDPVAPAPAEAPEALFGDADPSYDGVWRQSYALLAQHTSGYTPAEEAVDWLVGQQCADGSFLAFRADPGEPCADVTASESNATALAVQALAAVGGHEDAVDAGVDWLTGVQNEDGGWGFSPGGASDANSTAVVVGALAAAGVDPNGVVREGSSGYSALEGLQLGCEAPEEQRGAFAWQPDEESGQLFASDMATVDAVLASYGSGLLVAPGTANTPVTPLDCADDEAEAAAGPAGAAQLVGALERGEGRLESTPPGGETQPDFGTTARAVLALSAGGHHEEAQAPLEWLRTHHAEWADHATNPTALGLLVLVARATDTSPTDFGGTNLLTLLAELGPDPAETPAGHKDAADNASDDDGMGPLPWIIGAGLLAGILIGTLLSFRRKAAAADDATACEGDGPRPANAEDDDAADVTDGDKPTEAATTGNGPADDAKATAANTEDGDGDNTRPANAAVDGDELATATDGGNGSTRPAGADDLTDTEDGEESATAAGNGGPANAEDDDARSVTTENGDEPTATAATASGAAEATDGDKPTEAATAAAEGARLANAEDNDEPTTTTGDGPADAGEADAAEGAVDGDDEPPATAGKANGEADAGDSPGGSGGRSQPDPGNGGESQPDPGNGR; this comes from the coding sequence GTGTTCATCCCCCGCACCTCGTTCAGGGGCGCGCCGCGCGGCGCCGCCGCCCCCGCGCGCGCCACCGGCCCGCGCGGTCGTGCGCGCCGGGCGCGCCTTTGCGCGCTCGCGCTCCCCGGCGCGGGCGCCCTGTTGCTCACCGCGCTGGCGCCGACCGCGCTCGCCGAGGACCCGGTGGCGCCGGCCCCGGCGGAAGCGCCCGAGGCCCTCTTCGGCGACGCCGACCCCAGCTACGACGGGGTGTGGCGGCAGTCCTACGCGCTGCTCGCCCAGCACACCTCGGGCTACACCCCGGCCGAGGAAGCGGTCGACTGGCTGGTCGGCCAGCAGTGCGCGGACGGCTCGTTCCTCGCCTTCCGGGCCGACCCGGGCGAGCCCTGCGCGGACGTCACCGCGTCCGAGTCCAACGCCACGGCGCTGGCCGTGCAGGCCCTGGCGGCCGTGGGCGGCCACGAGGACGCGGTGGACGCCGGCGTCGACTGGCTGACCGGCGTGCAGAACGAGGACGGCGGCTGGGGCTTCTCCCCCGGCGGCGCCAGCGACGCGAACTCAACCGCCGTGGTGGTCGGCGCGCTCGCCGCCGCCGGCGTCGACCCCAACGGGGTGGTGCGCGAGGGCAGTTCGGGCTACTCCGCGCTGGAAGGTCTCCAACTGGGCTGCGAGGCGCCCGAGGAGCAGCGCGGCGCGTTCGCCTGGCAGCCGGACGAGGAGTCCGGCCAGCTGTTCGCCAGCGACATGGCGACGGTGGACGCGGTGTTGGCGTCCTACGGCAGCGGGCTGCTCGTCGCCCCCGGGACCGCGAACACGCCCGTCACCCCGCTGGACTGCGCCGACGACGAGGCGGAGGCGGCGGCCGGGCCGGCCGGCGCCGCCCAACTGGTCGGCGCGCTGGAGCGGGGCGAGGGCCGGCTTGAGTCCACGCCCCCTGGCGGCGAGACCCAGCCGGACTTCGGCACCACGGCTCGCGCGGTGCTGGCCCTGTCGGCCGGCGGCCACCACGAGGAGGCCCAGGCCCCGCTGGAGTGGCTGCGCACCCACCACGCCGAGTGGGCCGACCACGCCACCAACCCGACGGCGCTCGGCCTGCTGGTGCTCGTCGCGCGGGCGACCGACACCTCGCCCACGGACTTCGGCGGCACCAACCTGCTGACCCTGCTGGCGGAACTCGGCCCCGACCCGGCCGAGACCCCCGCCGGCCACAAGGACGCGGCGGACAACGCCTCGGACGACGACGGCATGGGCCCCCTCCCCTGGATCATCGGCGCCGGCCTCCTCGCCGGCATCCTCATCGGCACCCTCCTCAGCTTCCGCCGCAAAGCGGCAGCCGCCGACGACGCGACAGCCTGCGAGGGCGACGGCCCCCGTCCGGCGAACGCCGAGGACGACGACGCGGCCGACGTGACCGACGGCGACAAGCCGACCGAGGCCGCCACGACGGGCAACGGCCCGGCTGACGACGCCAAGGCCACCGCGGCCAACACCGAAGACGGCGACGGCGACAACACCCGACCGGCGAACGCCGCCGTGGACGGCGACGAGCTCGCCACCGCGACCGACGGCGGCAACGGCAGCACCCGCCCGGCTGGCGCCGACGACCTGACGGACACCGAAGACGGCGAGGAGTCCGCCACTGCCGCCGGCAACGGCGGTCCGGCGAACGCCGAGGACGACGACGCCCGTTCGGTAACCACCGAGAACGGCGACGAACCGACAGCCACTGCCGCAACCGCCAGCGGCGCGGCCGAAGCGACCGACGGCGACAAGCCGACCGAGGCCGCCACGGCTGCCGCCGAAGGCGCCCGTCTGGCGAACGCCGAGGACAACGACGAGCCCACCACCACTACCGGCGACGGCCCCGCCGACGCCGGCGAGGCGGACGCCGCCGAAGGCGCCGTGGACGGCGACGACGAGCCGCCCGCCACCGCCGGCAAGGCGAACGGCGAGGCGGACGCCGGCGACAGCCCGGGCGGCAGTGGCGGGCGGAGTCAGCCGGACCCCGGAAACGGCGGCGAGAGTCAGCCGGACCCCGGAAACGGGCGGTGA
- a CDS encoding glycosyltransferase family 4 protein produces MAAEAGADRPIRIALLSYKGNPFCGGQGVYVRHLSRELAALGHRVEVIGAQPYPELDPGVELRKLPSLDLYRQPDPFRTPGRKEYRDWIDALEVATMWTGGFPEPLTFSLRARRELAARRGEFDVVHDNQTLGYGLLGSRRLGLPLVTTIHHPITVDRRLELAAAEGRRRRYALRRWYGFTRMQGRVARRLPAVLTVSGSSRREIVEDFAVPADRVSVVPIGADTRVFRPDPATPRVPGRIITTSSADAPLKGLVFLVEALAKLRTERPETHLLVVGNRPESGPVRDALERFGLGGAVEFVKGVSDTELASLVRSAQVACVPSLYEGFCLPAAEAMASGTPLVATTGGAIPEVTGPDGETCLAVPPGDAGALAEALGRLLGDAPLRERLAAAASERVLARFTWEHTARATVTHYRAAIAAGGRPGRSGRP; encoded by the coding sequence GTGGCGGCGGAGGCCGGGGCGGATCGCCCGATCAGGATCGCGCTGCTCAGTTACAAGGGGAACCCCTTCTGCGGCGGCCAGGGCGTCTATGTCCGGCATCTCTCCCGGGAGCTGGCCGCGCTCGGCCACCGGGTCGAGGTGATCGGCGCCCAGCCCTACCCCGAGCTGGATCCGGGCGTCGAGCTGCGCAAGCTGCCCAGCCTGGACCTCTACCGGCAGCCGGACCCGTTCCGCACCCCTGGGCGCAAGGAGTACCGGGACTGGATCGACGCCCTTGAGGTCGCCACCATGTGGACCGGCGGCTTCCCCGAGCCGCTCACCTTCTCGCTCCGCGCCCGCCGCGAACTCGCCGCGCGGCGCGGCGAGTTCGATGTGGTGCACGACAACCAGACGCTGGGCTACGGCCTGTTGGGCAGCCGGCGCCTCGGCCTGCCGCTGGTCACCACCATCCACCACCCCATCACCGTCGATCGCCGGCTTGAGCTGGCGGCGGCCGAGGGGCGCCGGCGCCGGTACGCGCTGCGTCGCTGGTACGGCTTCACCCGCATGCAGGGGCGGGTCGCCCGGCGGCTGCCCGCCGTGCTCACCGTCTCCGGCTCCTCGCGCCGGGAGATCGTGGAGGACTTCGCGGTGCCGGCCGACCGCGTCTCGGTGGTGCCGATAGGCGCCGACACCCGGGTCTTCCGCCCTGATCCCGCCACGCCCCGGGTGCCGGGCCGGATCATCACCACATCGAGCGCCGACGCCCCGCTCAAGGGCCTGGTGTTCCTGGTCGAGGCGCTGGCCAAGCTGCGCACCGAACGCCCCGAGACGCATCTGCTGGTGGTGGGCAACCGTCCGGAGTCGGGCCCGGTGCGGGACGCGTTGGAGCGGTTCGGGCTCGGCGGCGCCGTCGAGTTCGTCAAGGGTGTCAGCGACACCGAGCTGGCCTCGCTGGTGCGGAGCGCCCAAGTCGCCTGCGTCCCCTCCCTCTACGAGGGCTTCTGCCTGCCGGCCGCCGAGGCGATGGCGTCCGGCACCCCGTTGGTCGCCACCACGGGCGGGGCGATCCCCGAGGTCACCGGGCCCGACGGGGAGACGTGTCTGGCCGTGCCGCCGGGCGACGCCGGCGCGCTGGCCGAGGCCCTCGGCCGGCTGTTGGGGGACGCACCGCTGCGCGAACGGTTGGCCGCCGCGGCGTCGGAACGGGTGCTCGCCCGCTTCACCTGGGAACACACGGCGCGCGCCACCGTCACCCACTACCGGGCCGCGATCGCGGCCGGGGGCCGCCCCGGCCGTTCCGGGCGACCGTAG